Part of the Tepidibacillus fermentans genome, TTGATGGTGTAATAAAGGTCGTCAGGTGAGCGCATTCCAAATAGGGTTTGAACTACTTCTCCATCGACGAAAAGTTTAAAGGATGGTGCAGCAGATACTTGATATTTTTCCACAATATTAGGTGAAAAGTTAACATTACATTTAAACACCGGAAATTCAGGTAATTGGGGTAAAATTTCTTCGAGAAATCGCTCCGCGATCTCACATTTTCCTCAAAAAGGGGTGGAAAAAAGCACCAATACAAAACCATTCTTTTTATCTATTTCTTCCATGATTACTTTTTCATCTGTTTCTTTCATCGATTTCCCTCACCTTCAAAAAATTTTACGATGATATCATACCTAAGGTATGCTAAAAAAGCAATCTT contains:
- a CDS encoding thioredoxin family protein, encoding MAERFLEEILPQLPEFPVFKCNVNFSPNIVEKYQVSAAPSFKLFVDGEVVQTLFGMRSPDDLYYTIKNYVKKEENYEDVWAALFAEDDQKIDKIKKDEEKKQV